In Leptidea sinapis chromosome 8, ilLepSina1.1, whole genome shotgun sequence, a single window of DNA contains:
- the LOC126965569 gene encoding uncharacterized protein LOC126965569 yields the protein MSDSSESVTDVGSRKDDNVTTRRTRRVRVSTERENKGMQIIKIKVPPFSPEDPELWFALLEGQFLSHFITDDVTKFYNVTNNLDVQFAKHVKDVIINPPPNNKYDKIKTELIKRLSASHEKKVKQLLTHEELGDRKPSQFLRHLQDLAGPSVPDDFLKSMWSNRLPHNIQTVLASQQTQSLEQLADLADRIHELTSPCKVAAASSTRAYTSNQSDEIAELKKMVQHLTLKLEEHTKISCYSMDRSRPRDRRRSSSRHRNRSESSYRKFPVCWYHSKFGAQAHKCLKPCDYNKAGNAAGSR from the coding sequence ATGAGTGATAGCAGTGAATCTGTAACAGATGTTGGTTCGCGTAAGGACGACAACGTGACAACGCGACGAACTCGACGAGTGCGCGTTTCCACTGAGCGTGAAAATAAAGGAATGcagattataaaaattaaagttccCCCGTTCTCACCCGAGGATCCGGAATTATGGTTTGCACTTCTAGAAGGTCAGTTTCTAAGCCACTTTATTACTGAtgacgtcacaaaattttataatgtgaCAAATAATTTAGACGTTCAGTTTGCAAAACATGTGAAGGATGTAATTATTAACCCTCCACCTAACAATAAGTACGACAAGATTAAGACAGAGCTTATTAAGCGCTTATCCGCTTCGCACGAGAAAAAGGTTAAGCAATTGTTGACGCACGAGGAGCTCGGTGATAGAAAACCTTCACAATTTCTGCGACATTTGCAAGACTTGGCTGGCCCTTCTGTACCTGATGACTTTCTCAAATCCATGTGGTCCAACCGACTCCCGCACAATATCCAAACAGTACTGGCGTCACAACAAACCCAATCTCTGGAGCAGCTGGCAGACCTGGCAGACCGTATCCATGAGCTCACGTCACCATGTAAGGTCGCCGCTGCTTCCTCAACCAGGGCATATACATCGAACCAGTCAGATGAGATTGCGGAGTTAAAGAAGATGGTTCAGCACCTGACTCTTAAGCTGGAAGAGCACACTAAGATTTCTTGCTATTCTATGGACCGCTCGAGACCACGTGACCGTCGCCGCTCATCATCGCGACACCGGAACCGGTCAGAATCCAGTTATCGCAAGTTCCCTGTATGCTGGTACCATAGCAAGTTCGGAGCACAGGCGCATAAGTGCCTGAAACCATGCGACTACAACAAGGCGGGAAACGCCGCTGGCAGTCGGTAG